Proteins from one Effusibacillus lacus genomic window:
- the hisF gene encoding imidazole glycerol phosphate synthase subunit HisF — MLTKRIIPCFDVKNGRVVKNVSFLTNERDAGDPVELAAYYEEAGADELVLLDITASVEGRSTMMDIVRRTTEQVFIPFTVGGGISSVEDIREILKAGADKVSINTAAVKNPQLIAEGAKRFGQQCIVVAIDGKFDPEKEDWEVLIHGGRTSAGINVIEWAKQAESLGAGEILLTSFDQDGQKDGYDLALTRRVSEAVSIPVIASGGAGRKEHFYDVFTEGKADAALAASIFHFKETSVGEVKSYLKDKGVPIR; from the coding sequence ATGCTGACAAAGAGAATCATCCCCTGTTTTGACGTAAAAAACGGGCGCGTGGTAAAGAATGTGTCCTTCCTGACCAACGAACGGGATGCAGGCGACCCGGTAGAACTGGCTGCTTACTATGAGGAAGCGGGGGCCGATGAACTGGTCCTGCTGGACATTACCGCATCGGTGGAAGGGCGATCAACCATGATGGACATCGTCCGGCGCACTACGGAACAGGTATTCATACCGTTTACGGTGGGTGGAGGCATTTCCTCCGTGGAGGATATTCGCGAGATCCTGAAAGCCGGAGCGGACAAAGTGTCAATTAATACAGCTGCCGTGAAAAACCCGCAATTGATTGCCGAAGGGGCCAAACGATTCGGGCAGCAGTGTATTGTGGTGGCCATTGACGGCAAATTTGACCCGGAGAAAGAAGATTGGGAAGTCCTGATTCATGGGGGACGGACCTCTGCCGGCATCAATGTCATCGAATGGGCCAAACAGGCGGAGTCGCTTGGGGCTGGTGAAATCCTGCTCACCTCCTTTGACCAGGACGGGCAGAAGGACGGCTACGACTTGGCGTTGACCCGCCGGGTGTCGGAGGCAGTCTCCATCCCGGTGATTGCTTCGGGGGGGGCCGGCAGAAAGGAACATTTTTACGATGTGTTTACGGAAGGAAAAGCCGACGCGGCGTTGGCGGCTTCCATCTTCCACTTCAAGGAAACTTCTGTCGGTGAAGTGAAGAGCTATCTCAAGGACAAAGGGGTGCCGATCCGATAA
- the hisA gene encoding 1-(5-phosphoribosyl)-5-[(5-phosphoribosylamino)methylideneamino]imidazole-4-carboxamide isomerase — protein MSQNTEFVLYPAIDILGGKAVRLLRGDYGEKTVYHENPAEVARQWVEQGAEFIHVVDLDGAKEGSQQNRPVIEEIVKRVPVPVQVGGGIRTGETLEALFSLGVARCILGTAAVREPFFVKQAVTEYGEKVVIGIDAKNGWVAVNGWLETSDISAIELGRELKQWGATRVIFTDIARDGTLEGPNLAANIELAEETGLKVIASGGVKETSDLLKLAKYRNAGVAGAIIGKALYTGNIDLTDAINRVRKELAVDGGGA, from the coding sequence ATGAGTCAAAACACTGAATTTGTCCTTTATCCGGCCATTGATATCCTGGGTGGCAAGGCGGTTCGTCTCCTGCGAGGCGATTATGGGGAGAAGACCGTCTATCATGAGAATCCGGCAGAAGTGGCACGCCAATGGGTGGAGCAGGGAGCTGAATTCATCCATGTTGTCGATTTGGATGGTGCCAAGGAAGGCTCCCAGCAGAATCGTCCCGTAATCGAAGAGATCGTGAAACGTGTTCCTGTGCCCGTTCAGGTTGGGGGTGGGATCCGAACCGGCGAAACGTTGGAAGCTCTGTTCTCTCTTGGGGTTGCACGTTGCATTCTGGGAACGGCTGCGGTTCGTGAACCCTTCTTTGTCAAGCAGGCAGTAACTGAATACGGTGAGAAGGTTGTCATCGGGATTGATGCAAAAAATGGTTGGGTGGCGGTGAACGGCTGGTTGGAGACGTCCGACATTTCGGCGATTGAGTTGGGACGGGAGCTGAAACAATGGGGAGCCACCCGCGTGATCTTCACCGACATTGCAAGGGACGGGACGTTGGAAGGTCCCAACCTGGCAGCCAATATCGAACTGGCTGAGGAAACAGGGCTTAAGGTGATTGCATCCGGCGGTGTCAAAGAAACCAGTGATTTGCTGAAACTTGCCAAGTACCGCAATGCGGGAGTGGCAGGCGCTATTATCGGCAAGGCGCTTTATACCGGAAACATTGACCTGACAGATGCCATCAACCGGGTGCGCAAAGAACTGGCTGTCGACGGAGGGGGCGCCTGA
- the hisH gene encoding imidazole glycerol phosphate synthase subunit HisH: protein MIAIIDYGMGNLRSVQKAFEKVGHSAVITNNPQEVLAADGVLLPGVGAFGDAMDHLRQLGLVDPIKRVAAQDVPLLGICLGMQLLFTTSEEHGFHQGLDLIPGHVKRFRGDFKIPQVGWNSLDIQQRHPLLEGVRDNDYVYYVHSYYVEPVDRGIILASSNYHGEVPGVVGSKNVFGIQFHPEKSSSVGLRMLDNFGRMCRKGVYA from the coding sequence ATGATCGCAATCATTGACTATGGAATGGGAAATCTCCGGTCGGTTCAGAAAGCGTTCGAAAAGGTAGGCCATTCGGCAGTTATCACGAATAACCCGCAGGAAGTACTGGCGGCTGACGGTGTACTGCTCCCCGGGGTCGGTGCTTTTGGTGACGCGATGGACCATCTCCGGCAGTTAGGGTTGGTCGACCCGATCAAGCGGGTCGCTGCACAAGATGTGCCGCTTCTGGGAATCTGTCTCGGCATGCAGCTTTTGTTTACCACATCAGAGGAACACGGCTTTCATCAGGGCCTGGACCTTATCCCCGGACATGTGAAGAGGTTCCGGGGAGATTTCAAGATTCCGCAGGTGGGCTGGAACAGCCTGGACATCCAGCAGCGGCACCCGTTGCTGGAAGGTGTCCGTGACAATGATTATGTCTATTACGTGCACAGCTACTACGTGGAGCCGGTTGATCGCGGTATAATTCTTGCGTCCAGCAATTACCACGGAGAGGTGCCCGGAGTTGTAGGCAGCAAGAATGTGTTTGGCATTCAGTTCCATCCGGAAAAAAGCTCTTCCGTGGGGCTGCGCATGCTGGATAACTTCGGCCGGATGTGCAGGAAAGGAGTTTATGCATGA
- the hisB gene encoding imidazoleglycerol-phosphate dehydratase HisB has product MSNGRMGEIQRTTKETQISLSLNLDGEGRGDLQLPVPFLKHMLDLFAKHSGFDLTVLAKGDTEIDDHHTAEDIGICLGQAFKQAIGDKKGIRRYGNRFTPMDEALAQVTVDISGRSFLVFNAQFPTEKVGNFDTELVREFFQAFASNSGVTLHVNLHYGTNTHHMIEGIFKAFAGALSEAARLDGNIKGVLSTKGTL; this is encoded by the coding sequence ATGAGCAACGGCAGAATGGGTGAGATCCAACGAACCACGAAAGAAACCCAGATTTCCCTGAGCCTGAATTTGGACGGGGAGGGAAGAGGCGACCTCCAACTGCCGGTCCCATTTTTGAAACATATGCTGGATCTGTTCGCCAAGCATTCGGGCTTTGATTTAACTGTCCTCGCAAAAGGGGATACGGAAATTGATGATCACCATACGGCGGAGGATATCGGAATCTGTCTGGGACAGGCGTTCAAACAGGCAATTGGCGACAAGAAGGGGATTCGCAGATACGGCAACCGGTTTACTCCCATGGATGAGGCTTTGGCTCAGGTGACAGTCGATATTTCCGGTCGCTCCTTTCTCGTTTTTAATGCCCAATTTCCCACGGAAAAAGTGGGGAACTTTGATACCGAACTGGTCAGGGAGTTCTTCCAGGCGTTTGCTTCCAACTCGGGGGTGACACTGCACGTCAATCTGCATTACGGAACGAACACACACCATATGATTGAGGGAATCTTCAAGGCGTTTGCCGGGGCGCTGTCGGAAGCGGCCCGTCTTGACGGGAACATCAAGGGTGTTCTGTCAACAAAAGGGACTTTGTAG
- the hisD gene encoding histidinol dehydrogenase, with product MRIVEAKDFSLKREEAEPYEKEREIVLDIIQHIRQHGDEALRAFTRQFDGVDLQNFRVPEDAFANAYNRVSPEFVAALRDAIANIRRYHEAQRRQSYMMIDEEGTTLGQLVRPLHRVGVYVPGGTAAYPSTVLMNVIPALVAGVPEIAAVTPPDKEGNVNPGVLVALKELGVTEVYRVGGAQAIAALAYGTETIRPVDKIVGPGNIYVALAKQAVFGKVSIESIAGPSDILVVADHTADPEYVAADLLSQAEHGETSPAILVTPSRELAEQAARALERQLTLLPRREMTEKAIRNMGAVVVTSDLEEAVEIANRVAPEHLELLVENPDDWIGRIVNAGAIFVGSYSTEPVGDYYCGTNHVLPTEGTARFSSPLNVDDFLKKTSFIRYSKQALLTHGHKIITLAEAEGLGAHANAIRIRLDKEGK from the coding sequence ATTCGGATCGTTGAAGCGAAAGACTTTTCCCTCAAACGGGAAGAAGCGGAACCTTACGAGAAAGAACGGGAGATTGTACTGGATATTATTCAGCACATCCGGCAGCATGGAGACGAGGCGCTGCGGGCATTCACACGACAGTTTGACGGAGTGGATCTGCAAAACTTCCGGGTCCCGGAAGATGCTTTTGCAAATGCCTATAATCGGGTTTCACCGGAATTTGTTGCTGCCCTGCGGGATGCTATTGCAAACATTCGCAGATATCACGAGGCACAGAGGCGGCAGTCCTATATGATGATTGACGAGGAAGGCACCACCCTGGGACAACTGGTTCGTCCTCTGCACCGGGTGGGTGTGTATGTGCCGGGCGGCACAGCCGCTTATCCGTCTACGGTGCTCATGAACGTAATTCCCGCTCTCGTTGCAGGCGTGCCTGAAATCGCGGCCGTTACTCCTCCGGACAAGGAAGGAAACGTAAATCCCGGTGTGCTTGTAGCGCTCAAAGAATTGGGAGTGACAGAGGTTTATCGCGTGGGCGGCGCCCAAGCAATTGCAGCCCTTGCCTACGGAACGGAAACCATCCGACCTGTGGACAAAATCGTTGGGCCGGGCAATATTTATGTAGCGTTGGCTAAGCAAGCGGTGTTCGGCAAAGTCAGTATAGAAAGTATTGCCGGACCTTCTGACATCCTGGTTGTGGCCGATCACACTGCCGATCCGGAGTATGTGGCAGCGGATCTGCTGTCACAGGCGGAACACGGTGAGACATCACCTGCGATTCTGGTGACGCCCTCCCGTGAATTGGCGGAACAAGCCGCCCGGGCTTTGGAACGTCAATTGACCCTATTGCCGCGGAGGGAGATGACCGAAAAAGCCATTCGCAACATGGGAGCGGTTGTCGTGACTTCCGATCTGGAAGAAGCAGTGGAAATCGCTAACCGTGTGGCTCCGGAGCACCTGGAGCTACTGGTGGAGAATCCGGACGATTGGATTGGCCGGATTGTGAATGCGGGTGCCATTTTTGTAGGTTCTTACTCCACAGAACCGGTTGGGGATTATTACTGCGGCACGAACCATGTGCTGCCGACGGAAGGAACGGCACGATTTTCGTCTCCTCTCAACGTGGACGATTTCCTGAAGAAGACGTCTTTCATCCGATACAGCAAGCAGGCCCTGCTGACCCACGGGCACAAAATTATTACACTTGCGGAAGCGGAAGGGTTGGGTGCCCACGCAAACGCTATTCGCATCCGGCTTGACAAGGAAGGGAAGTGA
- the hisG gene encoding ATP phosphoribosyltransferase, which produces MTVTDKQLTVALSKGRIMTDTLRLLHEAGIPVPEDIEESRKLILESPDGSIRYILAKPVDVPTYVEYGVADIGIVGKDVLLEAERDLYELLDLGIGRCRMCVCGLPDSKGGMVSRVASKYARIAANHFRNQGQQVEVIYLNGSVELAPLIGLADRIVDLVETGRTLAENGLVIHEEILQISTRVVANRMSFRLKSEQIDSLVARLRGVTEQTERTVTGGGLQQ; this is translated from the coding sequence ATCACAGTGACAGACAAACAATTGACGGTGGCCCTTTCCAAAGGGCGCATCATGACGGATACGCTGCGGTTGCTGCATGAAGCTGGCATTCCTGTACCGGAAGACATTGAAGAGTCACGCAAGTTAATACTCGAATCTCCGGATGGCTCGATCCGCTACATCTTGGCCAAGCCGGTGGATGTTCCCACATATGTGGAATATGGTGTCGCAGACATCGGAATTGTTGGCAAGGACGTTCTGCTGGAAGCGGAGCGGGATCTGTATGAATTGTTGGATCTGGGGATCGGCAGATGCCGGATGTGCGTCTGCGGTTTACCGGACAGCAAGGGCGGCATGGTAAGCCGGGTGGCCAGCAAGTATGCCCGGATTGCAGCGAACCATTTTCGCAATCAGGGGCAACAGGTGGAAGTAATCTACCTGAACGGTTCGGTGGAATTGGCTCCTTTAATCGGGCTGGCCGACAGAATCGTGGATTTGGTGGAAACAGGCCGGACACTGGCAGAGAACGGACTGGTCATCCATGAGGAAATCCTTCAGATCTCCACCCGGGTCGTGGCGAACCGGATGAGTTTCCGGTTGAAAAGCGAACAGATCGACAGCCTGGTTGCAAGGCTGCGCGGGGTTACAGAGCAAACGGAACGGACAGTTACTGGCGGGGGGTTGCAGCAATGA
- the hisZ gene encoding ATP phosphoribosyltransferase regulatory subunit: MQKPLLFEKPQGVRDFLPDTAANKRQLEREISHSFARWGYREIITPMFEYMDTFQTGIRGAEDRVFKFVDRSGRMMALRVDMTAPIARVVASLMKNWSLPIRLSYTANIFRQQDLVAGRDTEFTQAGVELIGDATPDADAEMLALAVSTLKEIGLEGFRLALGQVGFLQGMLEEHVAEESTRERLQNALADKDYVAFERIVETETEEPGSSVLLQIPRLRGGVEVLARAREMTGNRKAKDALQNLEDIWRILQIHGVTDYVQIDLSLWLGLNYYTGAIFEGYAPMMGFPICGGGRYDDLVEKFGRETPATGFIIGIERVMEILEKKGTFAPQQRYLLCYTQEDRETALKFAEYLRNRGIMVSAKLISEEEKLPAVEGSDSILVRQDSLETDDSRLQDLYLAFQNEGEESQ; encoded by the coding sequence ATGCAAAAGCCATTATTGTTTGAGAAGCCGCAAGGGGTCAGGGATTTTCTCCCGGATACGGCAGCCAACAAGCGGCAGTTGGAACGCGAGATTTCGCACAGCTTTGCCCGTTGGGGATACCGCGAGATTATTACGCCAATGTTTGAATACATGGATACTTTTCAAACCGGGATCCGGGGAGCGGAGGACCGGGTTTTTAAGTTTGTGGACAGATCCGGACGGATGATGGCATTGCGGGTGGACATGACCGCGCCAATTGCCCGGGTGGTTGCTTCCTTGATGAAAAATTGGTCTCTGCCCATCCGTCTGTCTTATACGGCCAACATCTTCCGCCAGCAGGATTTGGTGGCGGGCCGGGATACGGAATTCACGCAAGCGGGTGTGGAACTGATCGGAGATGCGACACCTGATGCAGATGCTGAAATGTTGGCACTTGCGGTCTCCACTCTGAAGGAGATTGGGTTGGAAGGGTTCCGTCTTGCATTGGGCCAGGTAGGATTCCTGCAAGGTATGCTGGAAGAGCACGTTGCGGAAGAAAGTACCCGGGAACGCCTGCAAAACGCCCTGGCTGACAAAGACTATGTGGCATTTGAACGGATTGTGGAAACGGAGACGGAGGAACCCGGTTCCTCCGTTCTGCTTCAGATTCCCCGACTGCGGGGTGGCGTGGAGGTTCTCGCAAGAGCGAGGGAAATGACCGGGAATCGGAAGGCGAAGGACGCCCTGCAGAATCTGGAAGACATTTGGCGCATCCTCCAAATCCACGGTGTCACCGATTATGTGCAGATTGACCTCAGTCTATGGCTGGGACTCAATTACTACACGGGAGCGATTTTTGAAGGATATGCTCCGATGATGGGATTCCCAATCTGTGGAGGCGGACGTTATGATGACCTGGTTGAAAAATTTGGCCGGGAGACACCTGCAACCGGATTCATCATCGGAATTGAACGGGTCATGGAGATACTGGAGAAAAAAGGGACCTTTGCCCCACAGCAGCGCTATCTTCTTTGCTATACTCAGGAGGACAGGGAAACAGCCTTGAAATTTGCCGAATATCTGAGAAACCGGGGGATTATGGTGTCGGCCAAGTTGATTTCGGAAGAAGAAAAGCTGCCTGCAGTGGAAGGGTCTGATTCAATCCTGGTGAGGCAGGATTCCCTTGAAACGGATGACAGCCGTCTGCAGGACTTGTATCTGGCGTTTCAAAACGAAGGAGAGGAATCACAGTGA
- a CDS encoding acyltransferase, translating to MRKTERYPVQGANALWQLYKTVSFWKVVRNFIVIQVARYTPFLSVKNWMYRTFIGTRVGSRTAFGLMVMLDIMFPERIRIGRNCIIGYNTTILAHEYLIDEYRLGDVIIGDEVMIGANSTVLPGVTIGDRAVIGAGSLVNRDIPAGAFAAGNPIRIIREGTEE from the coding sequence ATGAGGAAAACGGAACGGTATCCGGTTCAGGGGGCGAACGCTCTGTGGCAATTGTACAAAACGGTGTCATTCTGGAAAGTGGTGCGCAATTTTATCGTGATTCAGGTTGCGCGGTATACCCCTTTTCTAAGTGTGAAAAATTGGATGTACAGAACGTTTATCGGGACACGGGTAGGAAGCAGGACCGCCTTTGGCCTGATGGTCATGCTGGACATTATGTTCCCGGAGCGGATCCGAATCGGGCGTAACTGTATTATTGGCTATAACACCACAATCCTTGCACATGAATACCTGATTGACGAGTACAGGCTGGGCGATGTAATTATCGGGGATGAAGTGATGATCGGGGCCAATTCTACTGTGCTTCCGGGGGTCACCATTGGCGACCGGGCGGTTATCGGGGCCGGGTCCCTTGTCAACCGGGACATTCCGGCAGGGGCGTTTGCTGCCGGCAATCCAATCCGGATTATCCGGGAGGGGACCGAAGAATAG
- the ppaX gene encoding pyrophosphatase PpaX, translating to MKYPYILFDLDGTLIDTNELILQSFEHTLELFFPGRFTRQDVLPYMGEPLVTQFSRWASAEQVPLLVDTYRKFNVENHDRLVTIFPNVLESITELKQQGCKMAVVTSKMRLTAMMGLRLFGLDRFMDTVITIEDTDKHKPDPAPLLLAMDQLEADPGRTLMVGDSPFDILGGQAAGTSTCGVAWSLRGPEGLAPYNPKYLIDDMRELLSILRR from the coding sequence ATGAAATACCCCTACATTTTGTTTGATCTTGACGGTACTTTGATTGATACCAATGAATTGATACTGCAGTCGTTTGAACATACTTTGGAGCTGTTTTTTCCGGGTCGGTTCACAAGACAAGACGTGCTGCCTTATATGGGGGAGCCGCTTGTCACCCAGTTTAGCCGGTGGGCATCTGCCGAACAGGTGCCTTTGTTGGTCGATACCTATCGGAAATTCAACGTGGAAAACCATGATCGGCTGGTGACGATTTTCCCAAATGTGTTGGAATCGATAACCGAATTGAAACAACAAGGCTGCAAAATGGCGGTTGTAACCAGCAAGATGCGGTTGACTGCCATGATGGGGCTGCGTTTGTTTGGTTTGGACCGGTTTATGGACACCGTCATCACAATTGAAGATACGGACAAGCACAAACCGGATCCTGCACCGCTTCTTCTGGCGATGGATCAATTGGAAGCAGACCCTGGCAGGACGCTGATGGTTGGTGACTCACCCTTTGACATTCTGGGGGGACAAGCGGCCGGCACGTCCACTTGTGGAGTTGCCTGGAGTTTAAGGGGACCTGAGGGGCTTGCGCCTTATAATCCCAAATACCTGATTGATGATATGCGAGAACTTCTGTCGATATTGAGGAGGTAA
- a CDS encoding nucleoside recognition domain-containing protein, whose product MERGVWSRGLQAGLKTTWVLSKVIVPVTILVTLLKHTPVIGWIVSLFEPVMNWLGLPGEAAVVLGLGFVLNLYAAIGAMFVLPLSSYAILVLAVMLSFAHNLLVETAVSKRTGLSAGVVAFIRIGTAFLAAALFRLFAPADALGETIAGAQMKMDPYFWDMDISVFVREIFDKAWTAVWQLALIVIPLMLVIQILKEIKFLDRLAGWMRPVTRLLGLPEKAAIPLLAGFFFGLAYGAGVILQATREEKFTRRELYLLFIFLILCHAAVEDTLLFVPLGVSAWLLLGIRFVAAVVITAVLSRIWREQSVRQVAVGSGK is encoded by the coding sequence ATGGAGCGAGGCGTTTGGAGCAGAGGGCTGCAAGCGGGTCTGAAGACAACGTGGGTGCTTAGCAAAGTGATTGTGCCTGTCACAATTCTGGTTACCCTATTGAAACATACACCGGTGATCGGATGGATCGTTTCCTTGTTCGAACCGGTGATGAACTGGCTGGGCCTGCCGGGGGAGGCGGCTGTGGTTCTGGGCTTGGGGTTTGTACTGAATTTGTATGCGGCTATAGGTGCAATGTTTGTGCTGCCGTTAAGCTCTTATGCGATCTTGGTGCTGGCTGTTATGCTCAGCTTTGCCCATAACCTTTTGGTGGAGACGGCTGTTTCCAAGCGAACAGGGTTGTCGGCTGGAGTGGTTGCTTTCATTCGCATTGGAACCGCCTTCCTGGCTGCGGCTCTGTTTCGACTGTTTGCTCCGGCTGATGCGCTTGGCGAAACAATCGCAGGAGCTCAGATGAAGATGGATCCCTACTTCTGGGATATGGATATCTCTGTCTTTGTGCGGGAGATTTTTGACAAGGCATGGACAGCCGTTTGGCAGTTAGCCTTGATTGTGATTCCACTCATGCTTGTGATTCAAATTCTGAAGGAAATCAAGTTTCTGGACCGTTTGGCAGGTTGGATGAGACCGGTTACCCGATTGTTGGGACTGCCGGAGAAAGCGGCGATTCCGCTATTGGCAGGGTTTTTCTTCGGTTTGGCTTATGGAGCGGGTGTGATCCTGCAAGCGACCCGGGAAGAGAAGTTTACCCGGCGAGAATTGTACCTGCTGTTTATCTTTCTGATATTGTGCCACGCAGCGGTAGAAGACACCCTGTTATTTGTGCCGCTGGGAGTAAGTGCGTGGCTGCTCTTGGGAATCAGGTTTGTGGCGGCCGTGGTGATCACTGCAGTATTGTCCAGAATCTGGCGGGAGCAATCGGTGCGGCAGGTGGCGGTTGGCAGCGGCAAATAA
- a CDS encoding M23 family metallopeptidase, with protein MADLQSGWHTHLRTIAVANKEYTLDQLSQINSRNIIQDIKNQLGKTFTVRKTAAAAVLVTLTALGAMAISETVGNTGTYYKVFVDGQYVGDVKDPNFVYEKISSLGEKLNATVSLVPIHRNRDHRSNEAEVSLAINDAMNPQASAVMISVDGKDVAAVSDEAAARAVIEQLKAKFASGDSAVKEVKIMQVIDFQTTRVNRDEVRSVDSVVDMLLQTKEKPKKYLVSRGESLWTIAARNQTSVDKLLAANPQIKNENALQEGQEIAINKVEPLVTVETVEEVTRTVPIEFETETRFDDSLNKGVEVVVTEGQAGEKVQKVQIRKKNGKVYAEVVLNEQIIKEKVNKVVRMGTKGATVASGDWVWPVASRTISSPYGEWRGRSQHLAVDISAPTGTAVFASNNGRVTYAGWDGAYGNTVRVSHGNGVVSVYAHLSSISVSVGQQVDKGQVIGGVGSTGNSTGPHLHYEVRVNGVPVNPSPYM; from the coding sequence ATGGCAGATTTACAGTCAGGATGGCATACACATCTTCGAACGATCGCCGTTGCCAATAAAGAGTACACATTAGACCAACTGTCCCAGATCAATTCCAGAAACATCATTCAGGATATAAAGAATCAACTCGGAAAAACATTCACCGTAAGAAAAACGGCTGCGGCCGCAGTGCTCGTGACTCTTACCGCGCTCGGTGCAATGGCGATATCGGAAACGGTCGGAAATACCGGGACGTATTACAAAGTTTTCGTTGATGGCCAGTATGTGGGCGATGTAAAAGATCCGAACTTTGTTTACGAGAAAATCTCTTCATTGGGAGAGAAATTGAATGCGACCGTTTCCTTGGTTCCGATTCACCGCAATAGAGACCATCGCTCGAATGAAGCGGAAGTGTCATTGGCAATCAATGATGCCATGAATCCCCAAGCAAGTGCGGTCATGATAAGTGTCGACGGAAAGGATGTGGCCGCAGTCAGCGATGAAGCGGCAGCCCGGGCAGTGATAGAACAGCTCAAAGCGAAATTCGCCTCTGGTGACAGTGCCGTCAAAGAAGTGAAAATCATGCAGGTTATTGATTTTCAGACGACCCGTGTCAATAGAGACGAGGTTCGCTCGGTAGATTCCGTAGTCGACATGCTTTTGCAAACAAAGGAGAAACCAAAGAAGTATCTGGTTTCCCGCGGCGAATCTCTCTGGACCATTGCGGCGAGAAACCAGACTTCCGTTGACAAGCTTTTGGCAGCCAATCCTCAAATCAAGAACGAGAACGCATTGCAGGAGGGTCAGGAGATTGCCATCAACAAGGTGGAACCCCTGGTAACCGTGGAAACCGTGGAGGAAGTTACACGAACCGTGCCGATTGAGTTTGAGACGGAGACCCGGTTTGATGACTCGCTGAACAAGGGAGTAGAGGTTGTCGTTACTGAAGGACAGGCGGGAGAGAAAGTCCAAAAGGTTCAGATCCGCAAGAAGAACGGGAAAGTTTATGCGGAAGTCGTGTTAAATGAACAGATTATCAAGGAGAAGGTCAACAAAGTTGTCCGAATGGGAACCAAAGGTGCGACGGTGGCGTCCGGTGACTGGGTTTGGCCGGTGGCATCGCGAACCATTTCGTCTCCTTATGGGGAGTGGAGGGGACGCAGCCAACACCTGGCAGTGGATATCAGTGCCCCGACCGGAACAGCGGTCTTCGCTTCCAACAATGGCCGGGTCACTTATGCCGGATGGGATGGTGCATACGGTAACACCGTCAGAGTCAGTCACGGAAACGGTGTGGTATCAGTTTACGCCCACCTGTCTTCCATCAGTGTTTCCGTCGGCCAGCAGGTAGACAAAGGTCAGGTCATTGGCGGTGTTGGCTCAACAGGCAATTCAACCGGCCCCCATCTCCATTATGAAGTACGGGTGAACGGCGTTCCGGTAAACCCTTCACCCTATATGTAA
- the hprK gene encoding HPr(Ser) kinase/phosphatase codes for MRKSIQTHKLIEEFDLVLLNPGADITREIQVSDINRPGLALAGFFTYHPAERVQLLGRTELAFFNSMQEFDQRARADALCRFEQTPCIVVSRDQDLPEVLLEAASHYGLPVLRAKLNTTKLAGSLQRFLDLKLAPETQVHGVLVDVYGIGILIMGSSGIGKSETALELIKRGHRLVADDAVEIHQMEDEVLYGESPDLLKNLLEIRGLGILNVMTLFGAGAIRTRKQLEFVIRLEMWKEGMLIDRLGLDENKIRILDTELPCITLPVMPGRNLAVLIEVAAMNQRLKRMGYHAARDLSEKLLLAIEEQENN; via the coding sequence TTGCGAAAATCAATTCAGACCCATAAATTGATAGAGGAATTTGACCTTGTTCTGTTGAATCCGGGTGCGGACATCACCCGTGAAATCCAGGTAAGCGATATCAATCGGCCGGGTTTGGCGTTGGCCGGTTTCTTTACCTATCATCCGGCTGAACGGGTGCAGTTGTTGGGACGGACAGAACTGGCTTTCTTTAACTCGATGCAGGAGTTTGATCAAAGGGCAAGGGCGGACGCTTTGTGCCGCTTTGAACAAACGCCCTGTATTGTGGTGTCGCGTGATCAGGATTTGCCGGAAGTGTTGTTGGAAGCAGCCAGCCATTACGGACTCCCCGTCCTGCGGGCCAAGCTCAATACCACCAAACTGGCGGGAAGCCTGCAAAGGTTTCTGGATTTGAAACTGGCTCCCGAGACACAGGTGCACGGGGTGTTGGTGGATGTGTACGGGATTGGCATTCTGATTATGGGGTCCTCCGGTATCGGAAAGAGCGAAACGGCTCTTGAACTGATAAAAAGAGGACACCGTCTTGTGGCGGATGATGCGGTGGAAATTCACCAGATGGAAGATGAAGTGCTCTATGGAGAATCCCCCGACCTCTTGAAAAATCTTCTGGAGATCAGGGGCCTTGGAATTCTCAACGTAATGACACTGTTTGGGGCAGGAGCCATCCGGACGCGCAAACAGCTTGAATTCGTCATTCGCCTGGAAATGTGGAAGGAAGGCATGTTAATTGACCGATTAGGGCTTGACGAAAACAAAATCCGGATCCTGGATACCGAGTTGCCTTGCATTACACTGCCTGTCATGCCAGGACGCAACCTGGCGGTTCTGATTGAAGTGGCCGCCATGAACCAGCGTCTCAAGCGTATGGGATACCATGCGGCAAGAGACCTGTCGGAGAAACTGTTGCTGGCCATCGAAGAACAGGAGAATAATTGA